attcggaatatgtttaggagtttatatctcaattttgaggggttttggtgaagattagacttggttttgactgaattttagattgaaactcgaagaagaagaagaagaagaagaagaaattgtagataaattgtagttaaattatagaattgtagatatattgtagataaattgtagataaattgtagatgaattgtagattgggaagactaaaacttctacaaatcttctacaattatgtcgaaaatgccaattatgctacaattgaaatgagaatttggatattaaaattcaatgtatctattttgtagatatcttgtagataaattgtagattatttgtattctgattgtagatgcattattttctgttttcacaaatccaaaacgactaaagcttctacaaaatcttAATGCTTAATATACTTAATTTATTCTTAAATATACTTAATGCTTGCATATTGCACCAAATTCTAATGCTTGCATACTGAACCATATTCTCACATAAAGCCAGTTTTTGCTTTCCTTCAGGCTTGAAAAGGACATCCGTTTTAACTATTTTTGGACGCGATATGCAAAATTGATCTCTGTAAGTCACAGTTATATATAATTTAAGCATAGGATCCTAAAGATAACTCTGGATATTAATTCATTACTAAGAATATGCATTTGAGATCCCTAAGCATAGGAGCATCGTGAGTTTTGTGTGTGTTGTGAACAGTTGAgatgaaaggaaagagaaagtgggaagatacagtcctataattatgcctaatataaatgaacccttaattatatccctaatttgaattatggtatagaaatggtaatttggtatgcttaaatgtaataaacacaaaccttaaacatcgagggtaataaggtttgatatatggtatagataggtaaaaatacCTATGTAAAGAAGGGAACATACAGCCGAATGGCCGGTCGGTCATCTACTTTAGGCAAATCGGCCCAATTATTAGTTTATTACACGATTTAGcccaaaaaaaaattatatttcctCTGTACACCTCGTCCCCTCTTTCTGTCCCCCTCTCTCTCCATTTGCacctatttttctatttatggtTAGTTGATCTTCTCACTTTTGCCTCTCTCCCTCTCTCcactccatttttctttttcttttttcgctTCAATTCTCTTTTTTGCTCTCTTCACCTTTCTCTATCAATCTCTCTCGCttatgttttttcttcttttgctttttaAGTTTTCTCTAcgaatctcagtataatcaaagATTTATGGTTTTGAATTTCAGATCGTGCTTTGGCTTCACTACTGGTTCCATTACCATTTATCGTCCTCAGCAATTTTTACTTTAGCTGAAGCTTCTTTATTTTTCTCTCGTCACCGGtctgtttgttttgttttatgaGCTAAAAAATAAGGAATATGTCTAGATTAGCAACGAACAATGTAGCATCACGAGTTTATAATTTTGGTTTAATTGAGTCTTTTCATTGCTCATAACATAAGAATGTCAATAAGAATTCTCTATCTGGATTTTTTCTTGTATCTAGTTTAATGAAAATCCAAATTAGTCAACCATTACAACTGAAATCATCCATCCAAATTGTATACTTTTCCTCAAATTttacataaatttatgtgtaGCCCATAGCAAATGTATATATCCCAATGTCTCTGCATATATTTGTTTACTATATCATGCTTAGCAAACACTTTCTTGTATTCAAGATGAGAAACCCTAAATTTCCAGAGGCCAGCCAAATTTATTGCTCAGTCGATCCTCTTTGTTTGCTCACTATATTGGACCAAAAAAATAAGAATTGTTCAGATTAACTCTGGGAATAGTTGCTTCACCGATAATATTGATCAACCAGCTTAATTCCACTCACTTCAATGTGCCGCAGTAATTATATAAAATGACATGATGATATTCCATATCGTAATTAATTCGTGAAAACTTGACATTTAGACTCAACAATAcaaacaccaacaacaattaaCGTCTAGAGATTATTGGAAGGGAGAACAAGTATTGAATTACCTCATCTGATATTATATGTGTTGAATTCAGTGACTATATATCTCATTTAATATAAAGTTAGaaagaatatatttttatttaatttcctTAATTTTTATTGATCAACCAGCTTCCACTTATAATCAAGCTCCCGTAGTGCTTCACGGTTTCCCATAGAATATAAtttcagatatatatatatatcctcattTCCAGAATCCAGCCAAACAACCTTGCTTTCATTGTCTCAGAAATAGAAATTATAATGTTCTTATCTTCCATTAATACATCAAACAAGAAGCATATATGCCATACTTCCAATTCATCCATGTAcagaaaataatattttgaaagattgaaaacaaaaaataatacaaGACCAAAACATGCAAAAGAGCAATTACAGACACGCAGACAAGAATTAACCTTAGGCTGCCTGGATTTTCAGTTCGGGAAATCTTTAGAATTCGGTAGCTTTCAACCATCAAATGAAATGTGAATAATCCGTCCTCCTTTCTTTGAAAGAAGGGGCGATTCCAGTTCTATTCATGTTTGTCATCTCAGTTCACTCAATTAATATTGACcttatttaattttttgttttactttttacttaaaatttatttattaattaaggCGTCATCATTTGGCGAAATTCATGATAATCAAGTTCTCCGTTACCATCAGTGTCATAGACTTGTATCATAGTGACACATTCATCATAAGACTTTGGATCCCCTAAACGACTCAAAACTCTCTGTAAACTTTTAGGTGTAATCCGACCACAACCTTTTTCAACTTCATACATCTCAAATGCTGCCTTTAAGGATTCATCATCACTTGTTCCTTCTTTTTGTACCACCATTTTCTTAAAATCTTCAAAATCTATGAAACTGTCGCCATCCGTGTCGAGTTCGTCTATGATTTCTTGAGCATCTTCATGTGACATGTGTTCTCCTATGGATCCAAAATATGCTCTTAGCTCGAAAGCAGATATTTTACCTGTTAAAATCAAGAAAATATAATTTTCAAATTATCAAAACTGAAATATCTTCAATTTATTAGTATATTGATAATAATATTGTAAGAAAATCAATATATAACTTGTTAGGGTTAGAGCTAGGCAAAACAAGCTTCTTGAAGATAATTTGGAAGTCTCTTCCACGAGCTAACGGAAGAATATATAATGACAATACTATCGCGGGGATCATAGGCGGCTCAAGGGTAAGGCAGCACAAGTAATGGCTTAGGGCCCCCAAATTTTGGGGGCCCCACTTTCCCTCGgcaataattttaatttttttatataaaaattaaGTATCTTAATGTTAAAAAGTAAATAACTtaatacaaaaaggaaaagaaaattttaatttgTGATTAGCGTTGATAGTTGagattttaataatttaaagGGTATAAAGATatctttgatttttttatttagtgggtaaattttgattttttatttaaagGGTATAAAGATATCTCTTATTTTTGACAAGAGTGGGTTGCTTTAGTGGTGAAcaccctccacttccaaccaagaggttgtgagttcgagttatcccaagagcaaggtgaggaGTTTTTGGAGGGTGAGAGCCGACGTTAACCGAAATATTACAAGTAGAAGATAATACTCTGATCCATATACTCAATAAGATAACAAGAATTAATATTTGTTAAATACCTATCCTATAACAATTTTGCATTAGGATCAATAATGTATTAGGATTTAGGAGAATCTAAATGGATCGGATTAGCTATATTATCAtttaaaaaagttaaaaaaatagatgtcaaacaaaaatatacaaatttattttattaacaaaTTAGGGCCCCTCATTGAGATTTTGCTTTAGGCCACCAACTATGTTGGGCCGCCCTGACAGGGATTCAACTAAGCCACAAAAGGTAGTCTTCAAGAACGTTGCTCTTCTATTCTTGAATTTATAATTTTACCTTCTGACCAATGTCTCTTTACCGAAAATGGCAACAATTCCTAAAGAAACCAGTCCCTATTTATTGGTCAAGTATTAATGAATTTCGGATGTCAAATTAAAATGTGTTTGTCAAAaccaagaatattttttttaaatatcaaGAATGAATCTAAAGTAAAATTTTCAAATTCATTTTCAAGATTAATGAAGTGCAACTTTGAGAAAGAACTTGAatgcattta
This genomic stretch from Nicotiana sylvestris chromosome 9, ASM39365v2, whole genome shotgun sequence harbors:
- the LOC104219611 gene encoding probable calcium-binding protein CML41 yields the protein MDSIRIPKYFGCSSHKNLTVKLPRLRSKSSSSSQSSSTTPKSPNISRRNSSREDEFREVFRHFDTDNDGKISAFELRAYFGSIGEHMSHEDAQEIIDELDTDGDSFIDFEDFKKMVVQKEGTSDDESLKAAFEMYEVEKGCGRITPKSLQRVLSRLGDPKSYDECVTMIQVYDTDGNGELDYHEFRQMMTP